A section of the Roseivirga sp. BDSF3-8 genome encodes:
- a CDS encoding ABC transporter permease → MKQQEVVIRPTAGSNFFNFRELREYRDLLKFLIIRGIKAKYAQSVLGIAWAIILPVFTTGIFTVVFGKVAGIKTDGVPYTLFSFTTVVFWTYFNGALTDATNSLVVNYNMISKVYFPRIVLPLSAVISKLLDLAIGLLLLIPVFIIYNVQITTDFFLFPFIFLLLFLFTIGLGMILSALAINYRDVKHALTFMLQLLMYASPVVFPYSTVIEKVPQEYAVAFKYVYGLNPMVGILEGLRSVMIHTVPLRVELLAEAGIVSLLIFIIGVRYFNKSQFAFADVA, encoded by the coding sequence ATGAAGCAGCAGGAAGTAGTCATCCGGCCTACCGCGGGGTCTAATTTTTTTAACTTCCGTGAACTGAGGGAGTACAGGGATTTACTTAAGTTTTTAATCATCAGGGGCATAAAAGCAAAGTATGCTCAATCTGTACTTGGTATAGCCTGGGCAATCATTCTCCCCGTCTTTACTACTGGTATTTTTACTGTTGTGTTTGGAAAAGTTGCAGGTATTAAAACCGACGGTGTTCCTTATACCTTATTTAGTTTTACTACGGTCGTCTTCTGGACCTACTTTAATGGTGCGTTGACTGATGCGACTAATAGCTTGGTAGTCAACTATAATATGATCTCAAAAGTGTATTTTCCACGGATCGTATTACCCCTTTCGGCAGTTATTTCCAAACTGTTGGACCTGGCCATTGGTCTTTTGTTACTTATTCCTGTATTTATTATTTATAATGTACAGATAACTACGGACTTCTTTCTGTTTCCTTTCATTTTCCTGCTATTATTTCTGTTTACCATTGGTCTGGGAATGATCCTCTCCGCGCTGGCCATTAATTATCGGGATGTAAAGCATGCCCTTACCTTCATGCTTCAGTTATTGATGTATGCCAGCCCGGTGGTGTTCCCCTACAGTACAGTGATAGAAAAGGTGCCCCAGGAATATGCTGTTGCGTTTAAGTACGTTTATGGGCTTAATCCTATGGTAGGTATTCTGGAAGGTCTTCGCTCTGTTATGATCCATACGGTGCCACTCAGAGTCGAGCTGCTGGCAGAAGCAGGCATTGTTAGCCTGCTCATATTTATCATAGGCGTACGCTATTTTAATAAATCTCAGTTTGCATTTGCAGACGTAGCATAA